The Poecilia reticulata strain Guanapo linkage group LG1, Guppy_female_1.0+MT, whole genome shotgun sequence DNA window NNNNNNNNNNNNNNNNNNNNNNNNNNNNNNNNNNNNNNNNNNNNNNNNNNNNNNNNNNNNNNNNNNNNNNNNNNNNNNNNNNNNNNNNNNNNNNNNNNNNNNNNNNNNNNNNNNNNNNNNNNNNNNNNNNNNNNNNNNNNNNNNNNNNNNNNNNNATACGACTTCTGAATTAAATTACACTTGGGTATCTTCAGACAAAcaaggaatttatttatttctccatGTATTACATCAAATTTAAGAAGCCATTTACTTCCTTAGTGTTATTTGTGGTGGAAAGCCTTTAATATTTagcactacttttttttttttttttactttcctctcTGTACTTGCTAGTCATGTTTGAGAGCCTTAAAATCTTTAAACagcttgtaaagaaaaaaataataattatttcgTTTTAAACATCCTCAAAGCAAAGAAATCATTTATTCTGGGTCATACTTgaaccagaaatatttgtatatattaaCTCTCATCCTTCCATTTGTCATACAAACAGAAGAAGGTTCAGCTTTGCTTATGTACATATGATGAATGTGAGTTTGTTTTAGCACATGCTGTTGGTATGTTTAGTCCCTGCAAACACTCACTAAGACTGATTTGAACAGAGACTATAAACCCCATCATAAATCGACGCTCAGCATGCACAGTTCGCAGAAGCTGTTCGCTTAGGTAACAAATCATATCTTGGTAAGTTGGTTGATTTGTTATAATCTTTAAACttgatgtaatgttttgtaaCAAACCTCTGGCATCTTTATGGAACAGCTGGCAGTTGGTTGAACTGGATTTCAGGCATATCAGCGAAAAGGGGGCTAAACTCAAATGCCTATCccatttttaagtttatttatttatttattgttacatttaaaatgcttttctaaaacaTTATTGCTTCTACACAATGCAATTATTATTCTGAACATCAGTTAGAACAATGAGGCAATGGGAAGATAGCAGCTAACTTTTATGTGTTCAGTCTATTGTGGGATCAGTTCCAGCTCCTCTTTCCAGAAAATGGTACCAAACTAGTTTCTCCAAGAAATATTACTAAAACAAAATACTGCACCGACTTAAGACTGGTCTCTTTTTCAACTCGACTGGATTAATTTAAGATGATTATCAAGGGCCAGAAACTATACAaattttagcatgtttttattatttaccacACATAtgtattttaaactatttattattcatattcAAGAgttcttaatttatttgaagcagaaacaaaacaaaatgtaacagGTGGAACCAGTAGGTGTCGCTCCCTCCACACCTTGAGCTCCCATAAAAGGGAAGCTGGCAGGCTGGTGGCCAATTGTCAATCTCCTCTGTGGCCCTCATCACAATCAGTGGAAGGCGTGTACTGGTTCCACctgttacaaaaagaaaaccaatgCACGCAGCTCAACAAGagtttcttattttgatttgaaGTAACATGAGAGCCACATTTCATACCAGATTCCAGCAAACTGTCACAAAATAttctcttctttgtgttttaccACACAACATGTTATATTTCGATTTTTACTCTCATCATTTTTTGTggtgcatttacattttatattatgTTATCCTTTATATTACTAGATAagataaattagttttttttctgtaattatacCCCTAATATTGATATGGATGTTCATCATAATATATTGTTAGTATTATGTTggtttattcagttttattttatacgAAGAATTATATTGCATTGTGCGTAAGAAAACGAGTCAAACACTTCACGTCACGTGATAGTTTGATGTcctggaaatatttatttaaagtaatgCCGTTATTATTTATAAAGGCAGACCGAATTTTATTGCTCTTAAATGTATCGTTTTTATTCCGAGGTGCATTGAATGCAACATCTACGGGAGGAGCCAAACTGAGCCAATAGAAAGATGCGTTCAAAGACACGATGAGCAGTTCTGGGTTGTAGAAATATTAACTTCCTGTATTTGGATCTAAGTagctgaatatatatatttttgcgtTGTTAAAGTGACTTAAATCATGGTAAGTCTGATAAATTCTTCTGTGTAACTAACtgtctctgtttctttcttttcagcttcactttgctttttcttccacCGTTTGCAGCGGGCAGAGACTCGTCAGCATTCAGTCTGCTGGCAAATATCAGAAATTTGAGATATAACGTTTATCTGACGTTAATCCTCCGATTGTCCTGTGTTTTCTCAGGTACTTGCTGACTCTGAGTCGGCGGTCATTCTTCGGCTCAGAGGGCCGCTGGACCTGAAGTGTCAGCTGGACAGCATAGATGGTGTGTTTACTGGCAGGTTTTCAAATAGTGTCTGGTACGGCTGAATATATCtgacttgagtttttttttttcttcttcttcttccagagGTGCCAATGCAAAAAGCTATCTCCAGAACATTTGAGGCACTTCGTTTGCAGGTAAAATCTGAGTCCTGTGTCCTGGCAGTCTGCAACAGCCCTGTTCTGATTTGGccaaacaaaagtgtttttgaagAAATAACTCCTGATGCACCATGCGAAGACATATTTCAGTTCATACAGTAAGTAAtgaatgtaactttttattgtaaatggaACAACTGCTCAAATCAGTTTGTTGGAGCCTTTTACACTAGAACTCCTGCTTGGCATATTTTTGGATTTGtcacaaaaagggaaaaagttcatctgatatttaaaaatcttaatatttaagAACTGCCAACAACCCAGAATAgaacaaattatatatttttattgatggGACCAgctgaaaaaatacttttaattacGATCACAATGCAAGTTTAGTTAAAAGGCAGGGGGCATGAATGAGGTCATCAAACTGGTGCATActcaatttaaaacacattacgctgttcatttttatttgtttggctgcattttaaccattttttaaatgtcttttagaACAGATGACAAGGAGACAAGTGGAAAGAGatcaacaaagaagaaaaacaaaaaaggtgtTTCAGCGGTAAGTATATCCTGTTTTCAGGATTAACTTTTATAGGAACAAATTGGAGTGGCAATGACTTGGGTGGTTCATGGTTCAAATACTGTTTCTTCTCGGGGAAAGTCAGGTTCTGTCAGAAAGGGCATCCTGCATAAAACATTTGCCAAGTACATGTGCATGCAGCTGTGGAGCTTGCAGAAAGGATGGCAAGTTTCACAGGACCAAAATCCTTAAGTATTAAATTTGCAGGAACATAAGATATGAATTTTCCGTAGTATAAAGTATTTAGAGTATTCATGCCTCTTTATAGATTAGGGATACCAGAGTAAACAAGggctaaatataaacatatatcaTAATTGTATAATTTcactagttaaaaaaaaaaaaatacatcctaACTTTTCTACCTCGAAAGGTTTGAGCAACTTTGTGTCGATTTGTTTCATAAAATACCAAGACGTTTGTGGTCGTAATATAACAAGATGTAATTTGGTGCAAGTACTTTTACAAGACACTGtcaatgtatgtttttttttatttttatttattaatcatcACTTAACCTAAAGCTAATTGCCTCAGTCAGTTCTCTAACTTGTTAATTCAGAGATagcataaaaatagaaaccatgctttaaaaaaaatcatatctgTGGACTGAGGTCCCCCTAGAAGAGAGCTTTTAATGCTGTAGTCTGGCAGCAGCAGATATTTTCCATGCCAGCCAGATTTTTACACCTGATAATACTGGAAACTGGAATGTTAATTAAACTGCTTCCAAGGTCATTCACCTCATTGACACAGATTATTTACTTTACTGGATTAGCAGTCCATGTGTAAGAGAGGATGAAGGTGTATCAtccatgttttatatttgttcatagtgacacacacaacaaaagcaGGATTTGCTTTCTGATAAGCAGATGTTTAAATTATACATAGCTTAGTCATGTGTTATGtggacaattaaaaaaaaaaaaacattccataTTATTGCCTGGATAAAAGGATCATCAGCTGGAGTCAGACCATAGCTgcaattaaaaagtaaaagtattgaGTCGGAAGTTATCCCACGTAATCTCTGGTTTTAGCAAAATATCAAGAAAAATCAATACTGGTGTGTCCAGAACATCATTAATACCAGTCAGTATTCCAGTATTATCACCTCGTGTATTTACTTAGTGAAGTATCAGGTTATGACTCAGTTCTATCAAATGCCCATTTGTAAATGACTTGTATCTTTGCTGGGGACAACAGTTCCTGATGTGGACCTCCCTAGACAGTATCTGTATCACAGCTGAAGATCAGGTTCTCAAACGTTGCTTTGCTTACACAAaacacactttattttattcatgtggATAGAACCAGAACTTCTGAATAATTAAAGTATGTTCTTTAGAGTGTCATAAACCTCTCCCTGATGATGGAGGCCACAAAGCCAGGCCCTGTCTCAGCTCCAATCCTCACTAGAACGGTCCACAAATCTCACCTTCTGTGTGCGACTCTTCCGATGGACTGTGCTGTATGGAGCAGCTGCAGCGACACCATCAAAGAGTACGTCTTCTCTTGAACACATTTGATTTCATGatcaaaatctgtaaaactgGTACATATGTGGATTAGCCACTGATTCAACAGTAGCTAATAACTGCTTTGACAAAACCTTTATCTCACAATGAGGGATGTCTTCTTAATTGGCCCTGCAGCGGATGTGAACGACTGATGAAGGCATTGACTTGCCAGCTGTTTGACATGGAGAAGGTGACTCTGCAGTGTATGAAGGGGACAACACTGCGTGTCCCAGAGCCCCTTCATTTTCTCCTTCCAGAGCCAAATGGACTGGTGACGGTGGTTTTTCCTAGCGGAGTACTAGATAAAGAACTGGAAGCACAGCGGCGGGTAAGATCACCttgatttttgctctttttttatgtatttgtttataatTATTTACCTTAAGATGTTTCAGTTAGAATCTTCATTGCTCTAAAAGCTGAAGTCTAATTGAATAGCAAATTATAACAATTGTTTCTCATTGCTTTTGCACAAAACAGGAGTTGCATGGACAGTTTGAACTGCCAGATAACAGGCCTTTCTTCAGAAGAGCAAACGCTTACCACTTCCCTAATGAGACCTACAGAGACGGTTATCTCAGAAACCCTCACACATTTCTCACACACCCCACCCTCGATAACGGAAAGGTAAATTTACAGCATCTATAATATTTACTTGTTTACTTTTTCCTtgtaacttttacaattttggcatactgtaataaaataaaaattcaaacgaaggttaaatattttgtgctttgtcttattttaaggtATACCTGGTCCAGGGAATTTACAGCTACCACCACTATATGCAGGACCGCATGGATGACAATGGCTGGGGTTGTGCCTATCGCTCCCTGCAGACCATCTGCTCCTGGTTCCAGCAGCAGGGTTATGTGGAGCGCGGCGTGCCCAGCCACAAAGAGATCCAGCAGGTGAAGCACGTTCATAGATGTGATCCCAGTTTAAGCAAAATATCATCATATATGCGATATTTCTATGAagggcatttttatttttttccgtGTGCATCATGTCAGAAGGtgagaaatatttcagaaaaactgtaaaagaaaaagaaatgcacatcCTAGGGGACCGAAAACATCGTAAAGTGGTGTTACAAGTGGAAAAccaaagtttcagaaaaaaacattttttaaatgtaggcCTCGAGGGCCTGGGGCATCCTGAAACTTTtaggacaccggccctcaagAGCTGGAGTTGAAGACCCCTGGTCCAAAGCGAGGATGTGACATATAGCATCCTGAAGCTCGATCAAACCAGCACCTTACCTTCagatttattatgtttattggAGATCCCACTTTATCTACATGTGAGCTCATTCATCCAAGAAGTTTGTTTGTATATTCAAGTTGGGACTCACCCACTGAGAAACTGATTGTCACTTACAGTtgaaagaaacatgttgataaaagatttaatttaaaagagtacttcaaattaaaaataaaatgatgtttgGGAAAGTTTTAGCAATATGGCGGATGGGATGGAAGACACAAAACCAATCTACAATCTGTCTTTCATTTGGCTGaaacattgagaaaaaaaaaaggaaaacatttcaatggAGCAACTGATTGGAAACATGTAGcacttttttatacttttttttttttactttttatgctttaaaacgCACCTGTGGTTGCGTCAATGATCTAGCTGTTTTCTTCGCTAGAGATGTTCTTTGTTGTCTCTTCTGTTGATGACAAGATTTACCTTTCTGCATtgtacttgttttgttttatggggatttttaagtatatttgatttaaatttcatgtttctgatttttaggttttctgaatgaaatgtgatttaaatttgcCCCTCAAATTTTAGCAGTGGTGATGTTCAACATGTCAGTCTTTATCTGGGGTCCTTGTTTTACAGGCTTTGGTGGAAGTTGGAGACAAGCAGGCGTCCTTCGTGGGGTCCCGTCAGTGGATTGGATCCATCGAGGTTCAGGCTGTTCTAAACCATCTGCTTGGAGTCACGTCCAAAATCATGTTTGTGAGGTGAGGTGGCATTCCTTGACAAACCCTCAAGGAATTTATTTTGTCGATGATGTAGATGAATTTGACATAACTTTGTCATGTTTAGTCAAGGTTCTGAGTTGGCATCCAAGGGCAGAGAATTGGCTAATCACTTTATGACTGAAGGAACTCCTATCATGATTGGTAAGCTGATATTCCAGCCTAAGATTAGCATGACTGCTTCTTTTCAGACTTCCTGACATATATCACAATTATTATTGCttttgtcctgttgaaaaaagACATAATATAATGTTTAAATGTGCTGTTAAAACTAGTTAGAAACCATGGCTAGTTAGAATTTACTAATggtatcttttttttgttgttgttgtttttataggtGGCGGAGTTTTGGCTCACACTATCTTGGGCGTAGCTTGGAGTGAGACCACTGGTGAAATCCGCTATCTTATCCTAGATCCACATTACACAGGAGTAGAGGACCTTCCAGTTATCACAGAGAAGGTAGCAGCTACAGAAAGCCACCACTTCAGATATATCTgtgaactgaaaaacattttatatgccAGTCGTGATCTTAACGTGAATGTTGACTTTCGCAGGGCTGGTGTGGCTGGAAAGGACCTGACTTTTGGGATCAAACTGCATATTACAACCTCTGTTTGCCCCAGAGGCCGAGAGTGATTTGAGCAAATGGACAATGATGAAAGGCTATAAATTTGAGATGTAACAGTATAgactgtttatttaaataattttggctGAGCTGGTAATCGCATAGTCAGaaagaaatgttaatattttgtctATTTAAAAGAATTTCCccattctttaaaaatactgttttgctcactttaattaaaaactttagagaaaaaaaaggattttcactttgccttgtttgtttgtctcaTTGTCTAAGTCGGAAGTATTATCCTTATTAAGTTCAGATTTCATTATTAAGGGCTTTCTGTTTGTCTACAAAACATTATCTCAATCCATCCCTATCTCTACACTGGTATATAAAGGTTTTATGAGTAATCAGGTTTATAGAACAGAGTGGCCCTGTACTATTGTCCTAGGACGTCAGTATCCCATGAGTGTATCACTGACATGTTTAATTATGTAGTAAATGGTAAAACCATGACAAATTGTAATTTCAGGGGATGCCCCTTCAGATAATCTCGTCTTGTTAAAGGAGATGCTCTTGATGCTCTTTAGCAGAATAGATTcccaagcaaaaataaacaaaaaaaacacccatgTTTTGCATCCTATGTTGGTATCCATATTTGTCCAAAATCTTTTACTGCAAAGGTGCTtctggagttttattttgaatgtatttgCTTGAGCAGTTTAATGTCGAACATATAGTGTCTTTAATGGCATAACGTAAAGCTCTTTACAATGTAgattctcaattttttttaaaggaggttctgaataaatatttgctaGTTTGTGGTGGTTGAATTAATTCAGCATACATATTAACAACTGTTggttaataaatgtaatatcaACAGTAAAGATATTTCCATTGGGAATACTTTGGCCTATATAAAATATCCCTATTTgcccatttatttaaaaaatcatccgCAGtcgtttaacattttatatatctTTTTACTTGGACAGGCCATTTAAATAATGTCGTGACCGGTTTTTAACAAAAAGcccaaataaaaacaggtttttatatCCTACTATAAAACAATCTCGTGTCTACCCAAACCCCAGTCCCCGATTTACTGTGTAACCGTTACCAGGAAATGACGTTACCTAGCTACTAACAGCGTCGTCTGTTTGTGCGCACTGGCTACCAGGCGTAGTTTCCGGGGGTTTTAGTATTTGTCAAGCGAAATGGGTAGACTAGGACGTCTGACCCGTTTACAACAGAAACGTTAAAACCTGTTCGCCGCAGTTCGACAGGTAAGACGCTACGTTGGGTTTTAGCTAAAGTAAACATTGTTGAGTTACCTACTACGGCCATATCTGCCAACTGCCATATGTTTTAAGATGTTTAGATGTAGATTTTAGCTTTATCCCATGTAACACTTTAAAACGTAAGTTAACTCTTCCATCGTGCCGGGGGTACTGTAACCAGTGTCTGACATCTAGAAACGCTAAATATATgttaacattttagttttattaagtCGTGTAAACTATTTTGAAGCGTTTCT harbors:
- the ufsp2 gene encoding ufm1-specific protease 2, with the protein product MVLADSESAVILRLRGPLDLKCQLDSIDEVPMQKAISRTFEALRLQVKSESCVLAVCNSPVLIWPNKSVFEEITPDAPCEDIFQFIQTDDKETSGKRSTKKKNKKGVSASVINLSLMMEATKPGPVSAPILTRTVHKSHLLCATLPMDCAVWSSCSDTIKDGCERLMKALTCQLFDMEKVTLQCMKGTTLRVPEPLHFLLPEPNGLVTVVFPSGVLDKELEAQRRELHGQFELPDNRPFFRRANAYHFPNETYRDGYLRNPHTFLTHPTLDNGKVYLVQGIYSYHHYMQDRMDDNGWGCAYRSLQTICSWFQQQGYVERGVPSHKEIQQALVEVGDKQASFVGSRQWIGSIEVQAVLNHLLGVTSKIMFVSQGSELASKGRELANHFMTEGTPIMIGGGVLAHTILGVAWSETTGEIRYLILDPHYTGVEDLPVITEKGWCGWKGPDFWDQTAYYNLCLPQRPRVI